The following proteins come from a genomic window of Terribacillus aidingensis:
- a CDS encoding L-fucose/L-arabinose isomerase family protein, protein MRKARIGLYSVGLKAYWGQFPSLKERLLGYNQHVSEQIEQWADVCNFGLVDSEQAGRTAGEYFQVNQVDLIFCHAATYCTSASILPIHRICSAPVIFLNLQPTRQINYAETSTEEWLAHCGACPVPEFANAFHRANIPYHVVNGLLGLWKTPSVSKANEVTAEEPEAIAAWKQIKEWTMAASVKRSLQYSNFGFLGNTYSGMLDMYIDFTMLQAQLGIHVDVLEIGDLKEQLEQVSDKEVEAKRAEIENVFTISDDSHSDPIAKKPTENQLNWAAQVAAAEEGLADQRNLDALTYYYHGAPGSSEEALQAGMIVGNSLLTAKHIPCAGEGDLKTNIAMKICDLLDAGGSFAEIVLTDYAEGTILLGHDGPFHIAIAKDKPILRGMGLYHGKQGTGVAVEAKVKAGPITTLNVTQTVEGKVRFIISEGKAIDGPIMQIGNTQTHISFDEHPDAYMTRWFKEAPTHHCALAIGHIASQLEKISILLDIEYVIL, encoded by the coding sequence ATGAGGAAAGCAAGAATTGGATTATATTCGGTAGGATTAAAGGCTTATTGGGGTCAGTTTCCGTCATTGAAGGAACGTTTGCTCGGGTATAACCAGCATGTAAGCGAACAAATCGAGCAATGGGCAGATGTATGCAATTTCGGTTTGGTAGATTCTGAGCAAGCTGGCAGGACGGCAGGAGAATATTTTCAAGTGAATCAGGTGGACCTTATTTTCTGCCATGCAGCAACGTATTGTACGAGTGCTTCCATCCTGCCGATTCATCGAATTTGTTCTGCGCCTGTCATTTTCCTGAATCTCCAGCCGACTCGTCAAATCAATTATGCAGAGACGTCTACTGAGGAATGGCTTGCGCATTGCGGCGCTTGCCCAGTGCCTGAATTCGCGAATGCTTTTCACCGTGCAAACATTCCGTACCATGTTGTGAATGGTTTGCTTGGGCTTTGGAAGACTCCATCTGTTTCCAAAGCAAATGAAGTGACAGCTGAGGAACCGGAGGCAATCGCTGCTTGGAAACAAATCAAGGAGTGGACGATGGCTGCATCTGTGAAGCGCAGCCTGCAATATAGTAACTTCGGTTTTCTCGGAAACACATACAGCGGTATGCTTGATATGTATATTGATTTTACAATGCTGCAGGCACAGCTTGGCATTCATGTAGACGTATTGGAAATTGGCGATTTGAAAGAGCAGTTAGAGCAAGTGTCGGATAAAGAAGTGGAGGCTAAAAGGGCCGAAATAGAAAATGTGTTTACAATCAGTGATGATTCGCACAGTGATCCGATTGCCAAGAAGCCCACAGAAAACCAATTGAATTGGGCGGCTCAAGTAGCTGCAGCGGAGGAGGGGCTTGCTGATCAAAGAAACTTGGATGCTTTGACTTACTATTATCACGGTGCGCCAGGAAGTTCGGAAGAAGCGTTACAGGCAGGAATGATTGTTGGGAACAGTCTTCTGACAGCCAAGCATATACCATGTGCTGGAGAAGGGGATTTGAAGACAAATATAGCAATGAAAATCTGCGACTTACTCGATGCGGGAGGAAGTTTTGCCGAAATTGTGCTCACGGACTATGCAGAAGGAACGATCCTGCTGGGGCATGATGGTCCGTTCCATATTGCTATAGCAAAGGATAAGCCTATATTGCGCGGAATGGGTCTTTATCATGGAAAGCAGGGAACTGGAGTGGCAGTAGAGGCAAAAGTGAAAGCTGGTCCGATTACAACATTAAATGTCACCCAGACAGTTGAAGGGAAAGTCAGATTCATCATCAGTGAAGGAAAAGCAATAGATGGTCCAATCATGCAAATTGGAAATACGCAGACGCATATCAGCTTCGATGAGCATCCAGATGCGTATATGACCAGATGGTTCAAGGAAGCTCCGACACATCATTGCGCGCTGGCGATCGGGCACATTGCTTCTCAGTTGGAGAAGATATCCATATTGCTTGATATAGAGTATGTCATTTTGTAA